The proteins below come from a single Alnus glutinosa chromosome 9, dhAlnGlut1.1, whole genome shotgun sequence genomic window:
- the LOC133878210 gene encoding uncharacterized protein LOC133878210, whose protein sequence is MGLARNQTMRSGDYLEGMLSDYVGGKAKMKVQKSGSARLVTALTCLQFAFALYATFLLYYMSPAIDLRTKPDFTWATRIAQQWKQFIVTPHVLSHYQEASSLIQPITPSEVCEHEKIDFTQKKSNDAQMIKLKRELYDEVLGFQSKNAGTETLAELLAIKSKWDLRGPNKPKVTVILNHFKRKTLCAQLDSLLQQTLPFHHVWVLSFGSPNELSLKRIVDSYNDSRIRFISSSYDFKYYGRFQLALQTEADLVYILDDDMIPGRKMLQILSHVAGTDKYENAVLGSIGRILPFRQKDFTFPSYRKFRSKEAGLYLPDPAYDITVDKIVQVDFLSSSWFLSADLVKTLFTETPFTFATGEDLHLSYQLQKYRNAGSFVLPVDPNDKETWGDSEHRLAYVSETTVIFKDIVQVRDDQWWKALSTGYITQWAAMYPQKIDALFYAHSVDEVKALAPLLEKFRSTVGKKAFIAVSGGNFCPCEDAATALKWPKLVCKERRFKIFDLAVGALSGISKSEVPLLNAVYSSMKGLIKIHSPSVVITVADIDPNVKKALKMATETNSNGTTLVLLQRPSISKVLWMADIRSTALPNWNRMRISVNIITQNRVHSLTRLLKSLSSAYYVGDEITMSFNVDSKVDEATIKLINSFEWPHGSKIVRRRIIQGGLIRAVSESWYPSSDDDYGLLLEDDIEVSPYYYLWIKYALLAYHYDPQVSFPELSSISLYTPRIVEVVKERPKWNPTQFFKHIHPNTPYLHQLPCSWGSVFFPKQWREFYVYMNMRFTEDAKANPVQIPKSRTNGWQASWKKFLIDMMYLRGYVTLYPNFPNQASFSTNHMEPGAHISAKDNVVRHDKTDFEVPLLKEDFRTLLPGGKLPPASRLPSLNLFNQPVSLKGLKAAGTKLGQDVLRCHNVTEIVVVDHGTGLPVGCAKF, encoded by the exons ATGGGTTTGGCTCGGAATCAGACAATGAGAAGTGGGGATTACTTAGAAGGGATGCTTAGTGATTATGTCGGGGGAAAGGCAAAGATGAAAGTTCAGAAGAGTGGCTCAGCTCGGCTTGTCACAGCGCTTACTTGTCTACAATTCGCGTTTGCATTATACGCAACATTCCTATTGTATTACATGAGTCCTGCAATAGACTTGCGAACGAAACCGGACTTTACATGGGCTACCCGAATCGCGCAACAATGGAAGCAGTTCATAGTTACGCCGCACGTTCTTAGTCACTACCAAGAAGCCTCTTCTCTCATTCAACCAATAACTCCGTCCGAAGTATGCGAGCATGAGAAAATAGATTTCACGCAGAAGAAGTCAAATGATGCCCAAATGATCAAGTTAAAGAGAGAGCTTTACGATGAAGTGTTGGGCTTCCAGAGCAAGAACGCTGGTACAGAAACTCTTGCTGAACTATTGGCAATCAAGTCTAAGTGGGATTTGCGAGGTCCCAACAAGCCCAAGGTCACAGTGATCTTAAACCATTTCAAAAGGAAAACGCTTTGCGCCCAGCTTGATTCTTTGCTTCAACAGACGCTTCCTTTCCACCACGTTTGGGTGCTTTCATTTGGGAGTCCCAATGAGTTGTCTTTGAAGAGAATCGTAGACAGCTATAATGATTcaagaattagattcataagTTCAAGCTATGATTTTAAGTACTATGGAAGGTTCCAATTGGCTTTGCAGACTGAAGCAGATCTTGTATATATCCTCGACGACGATATGATTCCTGGAAGGAAAATGCTACAGATTTTATCGCATGTGGCGGGGACTGACAAGTATGAGAACGCCGTTTTGGGCAGTATAGGAAGGATTTTGCCCTTCAGACAGAAGGACTTTACGTTTCCAAGCTACAGAAAGTTTCGGTCTAAGGAGGCAGGCCTTTATTTACCCGACCCAGCTTATGATATCACAGTCGATAAAATTGTGCAGGTGGATTTTCTTTCCAGCTCTTGGTTCTTGTCCGCAGACCTTGTCAAGACGCTTTTCACTGAGACGCCCTTCACCTTTGCGACTGGCGAAGATCTGCACCTTAg CTATCAACTTCAAAAGTACAGAAATGCTGGCTCGTTTGTTCTTCCAGTTGACCCGAATGACAAGGAAACATGGGGTGACAGTGAACACCGGCTTGCATACGTCTCTGAAACCACTGTAATCTTCAAAGACATTGTTCAAGTTCGAGATGACCAATGGTGGAAAGCTCTTTCTACTGGTTATATCACTCAGTGGGCTGCAATGTATCCTCAAAAAATTGATGCACTCTTCTACGCCCACTCTGTTGATGAGGTCAAAGCGCTCGCGCCCCTTCTTGAAAAGTTCAGGTCTACTGTTGGGAAAAAGGCCTTCATCGCCGTCTCCGGAGGCAATTTCTGCCCTTGTGAAGATGCTGCAACTGCCCTCAAGTGGCCCAAGTTGGTATGCAAAGAACGAAGGTTTAAGATATTTGATCTGGCAGTCGGTGCTCTCTCAGGAATATCCAAGTCGGAGGTGCCATTGCTAAATGCAGTCTACTCTAGCATGAAAGGTTTGATTAAAATTCACAGTCCCAGCGTGGTGATCACAGTGGCTGACATTGATCCTAATGTTAAGAAAGCTTTGAAGATGGCAACAGAAACTAATTCCAATGGGACAACACTGGTTCTTTTACAAAGACCCTCCATATCAAAGGTTCTATGGATGGCTGATATACGATCAACAGCGTTGCCAA ATTGGAATCGGATGCGGATCTCTGTCAACATTATCACCCAAAACCGTGTTCATTCTTTAACGAGGCTTTTGAAATCTCTCAGCAGTGCTTACTATGTTGGGGATGAGATCACTATGAGCTTCAACGTGGACAGCAAAGTGGATGAGGCAACAATTAAACTTATAAACTCATTCGAGTGGCCTCACGGCTCCAAAATCGTGAGGAGGAGGATCATTCAAGGAGGGCTGATTCGAGCTGTGAGTGAGAGTTGGTACCCATCGTCAGATGATGATTATGGGCTCCTGCTTGAGGACGATATCGAAGTCTCTCCATACTACTATCTGTGGATCAAATACGCCCTCTTGGCCTACCACTATGACCCACAAGTCTCTTTTCCGGAGCTCTCTTCCATTTCCCTTTACACGCCTAGGATTGTTGAGGTTGTCAAAGAAAGGCCTAAATGGAATCCAACACAGTTTTTCAAGCATATCCATCCAAACACACCTTATCTCCACCAGTTACCTTGCAGTTGGGGTTCTGTTTTCTTCCCAAAGCAATGGAGAGAGTTCTATGTCTACATGAACATGAGGTTCACTGAAGATGCCAAGGCAAACCCAGTTCAAATTCCTAAGTCTAGAACAAATGGGTGGCAAGCTTCGTGGAAAAAGTTTCTCATAGACATGATGTATCTCAGAGGCTATGTAACTCTTTATCCAAACTTTCCAAACCAGGCAAGCTTTTCGACAAACCATATGGAACCGGGGGCTCATATTAGCGCAAAGGATAACGTTGTTAGGCACGACAAGACAGATTTTGAGGTACCATTGTTGAAGGAAGACTTCCGGACATTGTTGCCGGGTGGTAAGTTGCCTCCAGCGTCACGATTGCCATCACTGAACCTCTTCAATCAGCCAGTTTCTCTCAAGGGACTCAAGGCGGCTGGGACCAAGTTGGGGCAGGATGTACTTCGATGTCACAATGTCACGGAGATTGTGGTTGTTGATCACGGAACAGGTCTGCCAGTGGGCTGTGcgaaattctaa